In Candidatus Hydrogenedentota bacterium, the sequence TGCGCAACCATGCCGAGGACGCGGCTGTGTCTTTCGGGTTGGCCTTGGGGCAGCACGTTGAGGTGCGCGACTTTCGCCGACACGAACAGCATCGCGGACGCGTTCGGACACGCCGCGACGCAGGCGCCGCAGCCGATGCATTGCGCGGCGTCCATCGCCCAATCGGCCTTGTCTTTCGGCACAGGAATGCTGTGCGCTTCGGCCGCCTGGCCCGTACGCACGCTGATAAAGCCGCCCGCCTGAATGATGCGATCGAACGCGGACCGATCGCATACGAGGTCCTTGATTATCGGAAAGCCCTTCGCGCGCCACGGCTCGATCGTGATCGTGTCGCCGTCCTTAAACTTGCGCATGTGCAACTGGCACAGCGTCGTTTCCTTCTCCGGCCCGTGCGCCTGCCCGTTCACCACCGCGCCACAACTGCCGCAGATGCCTTCGCGGCAATCGTGATCAAACGCGATCGGCTCGATGCCCTTCGTCTCCAATTCCGCGTTGACGATGTCGAGCATTTCCAAGAACGACGCGTCCGTATCGATGCCCTTCGCTTCGTAGGTTTCAAGGCGGCCAGGGGCGGCAGCATTCTTCTGCCGCCAGACTTTCAGCGTGAGGTTTATCTTGCGCGACATGAACGAAACCTATTTTGGATTTTGGATTTTGGATTTTGGATTGAAAGGGCGAATGCGACCGCGGATCGCGCGGATACACGCGGATTTGGCGAAGACCAGTACTTAGGCAAGCAGCATAACGCAGCGGGCCGCTTTGTCCGTTTGCAGTTCCCAATCCAAAATCCAAAATCCAAAATCCAAAATTCCTTCATTTGTAGCTTCTCGTCGCCAAGTGCACTTCTTTGAATTCCAGCGTTTCCTTATGCAGCGTGGGCGCACTGTCAACGCCGGTAAATTCCCACGCGCCCGCGTAGCAGAAATTCATATCGTCGCGTTTGGCTTCGCCGTCTTCGGTCTGGTGTTCTTCGCGGAAGTGGCCGCCGCAGGACTCTTCGCGGTGGAACGCGTCGCGCACCATGAGTTCGGCGAACTCGAGGAAATCGGCGACGCGACCGGCGCGTTCGAGGCACTGGTTGAAGTCTTCGCCATTGCCGACTACCGTGACATTCTTCCAGAATTCGTCGCGGATCGCGGGAATCATCTGTAGCGCCTCGTTCAGTCCCGCCTTATTGCGCGCCATGCCGCACTTGTCCCAGCAGAGCAGACCCAGTTCGCGGTGGAAACTGTCCACGGTGCGCTTTCCCTTGATCGAAAGCAGCGTGTCGATGCGCTTCTTCGCTTCCTCCTCCGCGGCCCTGAATTCGGCGTGGCTCGTGTCCACCTTTTCGAACTTGGTCGATGCGAGGTAGTGGCCAATGGTGTACGGAATGACGAAGTATCCGTCGGC encodes:
- a CDS encoding succinate dehydrogenase/fumarate reductase iron-sulfur subunit — protein: MSRKINLTLKVWRQKNAAAPGRLETYEAKGIDTDASFLEMLDIVNAELETKGIEPIAFDHDCREGICGSCGAVVNGQAHGPEKETTLCQLHMRKFKDGDTITIEPWRAKGFPIIKDLVCDRSAFDRIIQAGGFISVRTGQAAEAHSIPVPKDKADWAMDAAQCIGCGACVAACPNASAMLFVSAKVAHLNVLPQGQPERHSRVLGMVAQMDAEGFGNCSNHYECEAACPKGISVKNIAKMNRDYLAAALGA